ACTCAGTTCCAGTTCTGTCGGGCTGGCGAATCTCGCGGAAGATCTTAAAAAGGACTCCGGATACTTTCATTTTTGATTCGATGGAAGCTTCATTTCCGCTTGGGAGGCTCCGTGATTTCGGAGTCTCCAAAACGAAAGTAAACTCCTTGATTTTTAGTGAATTGCCTGTAATTTGCGCATATATGGAATGGGAAAAGATTCTCCGGGACTCGGTTAAGGACAGCGTAATCAAAGAGTTATACCTTAGACGAGTTCCAACTCTCAAGACCTGCGACGACTGGAACAAAGTGAAAGAAATCGGTTTGGTTGACCATAAAACCAAATACGCCCATTATAAGGGAGGTCTGGTCAAATACGGGGAAGGACTTTTCTTTGTTAGCGACGAACGCCTGCAAGCGCTGGCCCCCTTTCGCAAATGGGAATTCAAAACCAAAATTAAAGTGATTACCGAGTAATCTCCACGCTGGGCTTTCGGGTTCGAGATTTAAACGGCGAGTTAAATCTCGAACTAACGGGTTAATCTGATGATTAGATTAAGCTTTTCGGCGACCGTTATTACGTCCTGCACTCTGGTTTTATCTACGAGTACCGCGTTCGGGCCGATTTCATCCAAAACGATCTTCTTGCCTTTTATCTGGCCTAAAAGTAATTCCATGACGTTCTGATCTTTGGTTCTCACAAGCACACAATCTTCAGCGACTTCCACAACGGGAAGATTTCCCCCCCAATCTTCCAATAAGAAAAGAAGGTTTTGCGCTAATTCCGCCTTGCTGGAAGCCTTGAGGAAGTCGATAAATTCCGACGGTTTATAACCGAGTAGAATTCCGAGCTGGTACGCTTCTTTCGTTAGGACGAACGTATAAACTCGATCATAATCCTTAAGTTCCGTAAATGCTTTGAGTAGATGAATGCCGTTCGTGGAAACTTTTTCGGGAAACGCAATCACTGAAAAGTCGGGGTTGATAGTAATCCCGCCCTTTTCGGTGGCGTTCGTTAATTCCCCGGTTTGGAAGAAGTATTCGCCTAATTTAGATAACGCGAGAAAGCGATTCGGATACTCGACTTCCAACAGACCGAATAAGTGCAGGTAGAAAATAGCGCTCATGATCTCTTTGCGAAGATCGGCTAAATCGGTCTGAAAATTCTTCGTTCTGAATCCGGGAGACATGATCAAATGATCCCGGATAATCGTAGAGAAAATTACGGATAAATGAATACGCTTGGATTTGATGATTAAGTTCACGCACTTGTCTAAAATCATCTTATCGTAAAAAGGCATCTCCGTCGGCTGAAACACTTCCGGCGGATTAATTCGCTTCATTCTGGCTTCGTTAACTTCATGAATCACGAGCTTCATGATTTCGAAAATATCCTTCTTCAAGAAGCCTTCCACATCACCCCTAAGAATGATGTTCTCTCCCTTGATATCACCCAAATTTAATAGACGCAATATCGGAAGAATCAGTTCCATTTGATAGATTTGGCTTTTTTCAGGGAAAATACTGATATCGGGATTCAGTAATTCCTGCTCGGTTCTTTTATGATCCGCTTGCTTGACTTTTCCCGATTTTGCGAGAACTAAGCCTTTTCGACTGATATAAGATAGGAGTTTCTTAGTATTTAAGAAGAAATCCAACTCGTTAGTCGCGGACTTTTCCTGGCGTTGACGAGTTCCTTTCTTAACGGAAGGGAGAATCGGATTATGCTGGATGTATTTTAATAGTTCTTCGGGAAGGGAAAAAACTCTTACGAATTTTTCCTCTACAAAGCAAACGTCCGCAACAAGGCCTTTCTCGACCAAAGAAGGAACGATTACCTCGTATTTTCCGCGGTTCATAACCACGAAACTACGGATATCATCCGCATCCGCAACGCCGCCGCTCAGATAAATGCGAACAAGAGTATCCCTTTCCAATTCCGAAAGCGAAATAATTGCGCTCTCGAAAGCTTCAGGAGTCGTTGCATGGGAATAGAACTTACGGATCGTATCTAGCTTAGGCGGAGCCTTTACGGCCTTTTTCCATTCTGCGGAGATATCTGTTAGTTTTTTATGATCGAGAAGTTTCTCGATGCTAATCTTATATTTATCCCCTTTTAGGTTTTGATCCAAGGGGACGAGATCCGCTAACTCGTCGAAAGCATGATATTTATCTAAGTTGTTAGTAAGGCGTTCACGATTTTTGCGTTGATAAACAAGATGATACTTCCGCAGAAGATTCAATTCCATCTCAACGTTAATCGGTGGAATATTCACTTTACGTGAAATCTCACCTAGCGTTAAGACATTCTTGTTTTTAAGGATCGAAGTATAAATATTTACTTGGAGAACCGTGAGCTTCTCCAAAACACCTTTTAGATAAAATTCATCCAGAAAAGTGTCGTACAAGAACTTAAGATTTTTATTCTTTTCCTTGTAAGGCGGCTTAGGAATATTCCAAAGTGCGGCGATCTTTTTTAAGTCGTTTAGTTCGAGTTTCTCGAGTTCTTGTAACAAAACTGTTTCGCCGCTCATACCGTTGACCGAATTAATCGCTCGAGAGCCATCCTCTAATTCTCGACTGATTCGTAAACCAAAATACAGTCTTGGTCTTCTTAGTTCCGGAAAGATTCGCTTGCCCGTTCCACAGTCGGTTTTTGAGAGAAAAACCTATAACAATCTAATCGACCTTTCGATTTAGATTGTCCTCCTACCCTTCGCTTCTAATCTGGAACCGTATGGCTGGATTCCTAGAGAGCCTTCGCCTCGGGTTAGGTGGCGCCGCGAGAATGGTATCGAGCGGTTTCGTCTTTTCAACCAAGACCCTTCTGCTTTTGAAAGACCTTGCCGTCGGTGGCAGCGCATCTAAGGATCTCCCTTTACGTTTGCGGGAAGCCTTCGAAGAACTGGGAGCAACTTATATTAAACTCGGGCAATTTATTGCCTCCGCGCCCTCCCTCTTCCCGGAGGAAATCGTTACGGAAATGCAAAAATGCCTGGATTCCGTCCGCCCTATTTCCTTTAAAGAAGTGGAGAACGTTATCCGCAAAGAGCTTGGCGGGAAGCCCGAAGACCATTTTCGGAGTATCGACCGTAATCCCCTAGCGTCGGCCTCTATCGCCCAAGTTCATTCTGCAGTTACCAAAGACGGGCTAGACGTAGTAATCAAGGTCCAAAGACCGGATATAGAGTCGGCTCTCGGAGCCGACCTAAACTTACTCTATCTAGCAAGTCTTGTTTTCGAAATTTTTGTGCCTGGACTTAGTCGTTCCGGACTATCCGGCATGATGAAGTTATTCCAGGCTTCGATTTTCGAAGAAATCGATTTCTATAAGGAAGCCGAGAATATCGAAGAGTTCGAAAGAGCGCTCCTCGCATCGGGAGAAACCCGAGCAAGAGTTCCTAAAGTTTATCATAATTTAAGCACCAAGAAAGTATTAGTTATGGAGAGGTTCTACGGGGCTCCGATTACCGATGAGGCGTCTCTCCGAAAGTATTCCAAGGACCCGCAGAGGACTCTTTCCAATGCGTTGGAAGTGTGGTTCTCGACGCTTTCTAGATCCGGCTTTTTTCACGCCGACGTTCATGCAGGGAATTTAATGATCCTAAGAGATGGAACGGTAGGATTCATCGATTTCGGAATCGTAGGCAGAATATCTCCTAAAATATGGGAAGGATTGATGGTTTTCCTAGAAGGTCTTGCGACAAATCGGCCGGCAAGAATCGCTAACGGCCTGATTTTAATGGACTCGACGGCGCAAGGAGTCGACGAAGCGCGTCTGGCGAAAGACCTCGAAAAAGTTTTCGGAGAAATGAGCGAAATGGTTTTAGGGATTCAAATGGGAGAATTGGAAGCTTTCGATGAGAAGAAACTGAATGCAATCCTATTCGAGTTCCGCGAGTTAGCTCAAAGAAACGGTCTCAAAATTCCCAAAGAATTTGGACTTTTAATCAAACAAATTTTATACTTCGATCGTTATGTTAAGGCGTTCGCTCCTGATATCGATCTAATAAGAGATAGAGAAAAATTTATCCGATGAAAAAGACCCTTTTCGAATTAGAGCCTGGCGATTCACCCATTTTATCAGGTCTAAAGGAACTCCCCGGAAAAGAAGGGCTCGTTCGTAATTTATTGGACATGGGCTTTCTGCCCGGAACAAAGCTGCAGATACTTGCCAAGTATCCTAGCCAAGATAAAGTAATCGTAAAAATCGGATTAGTTCAATTAGCTTTAAGAAATATAGAAGCGGAATTGTTGGAATTAGAGGAATCAAAGTGAAGGTCTTACAGAAGGAAATTCTTCCGGAGGGATCGAAAGTCGGATCAGATTCGTTTCGAATTCTGCTAACGGGCAATCCCAATTGCGGTAAATCTACGCTTTTCAATAGACTAACAGGACTGAGACAAAAGACGGGAAATTTCAACGGTGTGACCGTAGAAAAAGCGGAAGGTAAGATTCGGTTAGGCGACGCTTCCATAAGATTGATGGATCTCCCGGGAGCGTATAGTTTAGGGGGAGAATCCGAAGACAAGCAAGTTACCACTAGGGTGCTTCTCTCGCACAAGGAAACCGATCGTATTCTATTCGTACTGGATGGGGTCGCCGTCGAGAGAGGGTTACAGTTTCTATTACAGGTTGCGTCTCTTAAAGTTCCAACGTTAGTCGTCGTTACTATGAAGGATGCTCTTGAAAAAAAGGGATTACAGTTGGATCTCAATCCGCTCATCAAGGCGTTCGGAACGAAATTCCTGTTTATTAATCCAAGAACGGGAGAAGGGACCCAAGAGC
The sequence above is a segment of the Leptospira fainei serovar Hurstbridge str. BUT 6 genome. Coding sequences within it:
- a CDS encoding FeoA family protein gives rise to the protein MKKTLFELEPGDSPILSGLKELPGKEGLVRNLLDMGFLPGTKLQILAKYPSQDKVIVKIGLVQLALRNIEAELLELEESK
- a CDS encoding phenylalanine--tRNA ligase subunit alpha; translation: MSGETVLLQELEKLELNDLKKIAALWNIPKPPYKEKNKNLKFLYDTFLDEFYLKGVLEKLTVLQVNIYTSILKNKNVLTLGEISRKVNIPPINVEMELNLLRKYHLVYQRKNRERLTNNLDKYHAFDELADLVPLDQNLKGDKYKISIEKLLDHKKLTDISAEWKKAVKAPPKLDTIRKFYSHATTPEAFESAIISLSELERDTLVRIYLSGGVADADDIRSFVVMNRGKYEVIVPSLVEKGLVADVCFVEEKFVRVFSLPEELLKYIQHNPILPSVKKGTRQRQEKSATNELDFFLNTKKLLSYISRKGLVLAKSGKVKQADHKRTEQELLNPDISIFPEKSQIYQMELILPILRLLNLGDIKGENIILRGDVEGFLKKDIFEIMKLVIHEVNEARMKRINPPEVFQPTEMPFYDKMILDKCVNLIIKSKRIHLSVIFSTIIRDHLIMSPGFRTKNFQTDLADLRKEIMSAIFYLHLFGLLEVEYPNRFLALSKLGEYFFQTGELTNATEKGGITINPDFSVIAFPEKVSTNGIHLLKAFTELKDYDRVYTFVLTKEAYQLGILLGYKPSEFIDFLKASSKAELAQNLLFLLEDWGGNLPVVEVAEDCVLVRTKDQNVMELLLGQIKGKKIVLDEIGPNAVLVDKTRVQDVITVAEKLNLIIRLTR
- a CDS encoding ABC1 kinase family protein, encoding MAGFLESLRLGLGGAARMVSSGFVFSTKTLLLLKDLAVGGSASKDLPLRLREAFEELGATYIKLGQFIASAPSLFPEEIVTEMQKCLDSVRPISFKEVENVIRKELGGKPEDHFRSIDRNPLASASIAQVHSAVTKDGLDVVIKVQRPDIESALGADLNLLYLASLVFEIFVPGLSRSGLSGMMKLFQASIFEEIDFYKEAENIEEFERALLASGETRARVPKVYHNLSTKKVLVMERFYGAPITDEASLRKYSKDPQRTLSNALEVWFSTLSRSGFFHADVHAGNLMILRDGTVGFIDFGIVGRISPKIWEGLMVFLEGLATNRPARIANGLILMDSTAQGVDEARLAKDLEKVFGEMSEMVLGIQMGELEAFDEKKLNAILFEFRELAQRNGLKIPKEFGLLIKQILYFDRYVKAFAPDIDLIRDREKFIR